The Procambarus clarkii isolate CNS0578487 chromosome 37, FALCON_Pclarkii_2.0, whole genome shotgun sequence genome window below encodes:
- the LOC138371906 gene encoding tigger transposable element-derived protein 7-like, which produces MQLKDLLLEKSIPGCKVKKERFSALLCCNADRSHRTKYAIVGKSANLRALKNCMNRLPVIYYNTKNAWFTQITFEDWFQNHFCKEAKKHQINMCRIHPAEVKAMLLTDNAPAHPIAKLTSPDGKITCMALPPNTTSVIQPMD; this is translated from the exons atgcagctgaaagacttgct gcttgagaagagtattcctggttgcaaggtaaagaaggaaagattttCAGCATTATTGTGCTGTAACGCAGATCGCAGTCACCGAACAAAGTAcgcaattgttgggaaatctgccaacctcagagcattgaaaaactgcatgaacagattacctgtcatctactacaacacaaaaaatgcctggttcacaCAGATTACTTTTGAGGATTGGTTCCAGAATCACTTTTGTAAAGAAGCAAAAAAGCATCAGATCAATATGTGTAGAATTCATCCCGCTGAGGTAAAGGCAATGTTGTTGACTGATaatgccccagctcaccccattgctaaattaacatcgcctgatggcaaaataacatgtatggctttaccaccaaacactacatctGTAATACAGCCCATGGATTAG